The following are encoded together in the Pseudodesulfovibrio indicus genome:
- the nhaB gene encoding sodium/proton antiporter NhaB: protein MKTPLSKTFVQTFLGNAPGWYKLVIMGFLVLNPVLMLTVGPFVAGWALIAEFIFTLAMALKCYPLPAGGLLALEAVIMGMTSPETVYHEALKNFEVILLLIFMVAGIYFMKDFLQFTFTRILVRVRSKKVISLLFCLAGAFLSAFLDALTVTAVIMAVAYGFYNVYHRFASGTNASDSHDLISDDSVKEANRAELLQFRGFLRNLMMHGAVGTALGGVCTLVGEPQNLLVGGEMGWHFIPFFLHAMPVTMPVLVVGLITCLAVEQFQVFGYGYQLPGNIRSFLLETAIQMEEKQGDKGKLKLIIQALVGLWLIAALAFHLGAVGLIGLSVIILLTAFTGITEEHQLGHAFEEALPFTALLVVFFSVVAVIHSQELFAPIINFVLSLKGQNQLMAYYAANGLLSSISDNVFVATVYISETKLHFIHVLDTIPNIGMTGQELMAKMTDAHLERADVLATLPQATAVLVKETMEHFDKLAVAINTGTNIPSVATPNGQAAFLFLLTSALAPVIRLSYGRMVLLALPYTITMSLTGLAAVYMFL, encoded by the coding sequence ATGAAAACACCGCTGTCAAAAACCTTTGTCCAGACCTTCCTGGGAAACGCGCCAGGCTGGTACAAACTGGTCATCATGGGCTTTCTCGTTCTCAATCCCGTGCTCATGCTCACCGTCGGCCCCTTTGTGGCCGGGTGGGCGCTGATCGCGGAATTCATCTTCACCCTGGCCATGGCGCTCAAGTGCTACCCGCTGCCCGCCGGCGGCCTGCTGGCGCTGGAAGCCGTGATCATGGGCATGACCTCCCCGGAGACCGTGTACCATGAGGCGCTGAAGAACTTCGAAGTGATCCTGCTCCTGATCTTCATGGTCGCAGGCATCTACTTCATGAAGGATTTCCTGCAGTTCACCTTCACCCGCATCCTGGTGCGCGTCCGCTCCAAAAAGGTCATCTCCCTGCTCTTCTGCCTGGCGGGTGCGTTCCTCTCCGCCTTCCTGGACGCCCTGACCGTCACCGCCGTGATCATGGCCGTGGCCTACGGGTTCTACAACGTCTACCACCGCTTCGCCTCGGGCACGAACGCGAGCGACAGCCACGACCTGATCTCCGACGACAGCGTCAAGGAGGCCAACCGCGCGGAGCTGCTCCAGTTCCGGGGCTTTCTGCGCAACCTGATGATGCACGGCGCGGTCGGCACGGCGCTGGGCGGCGTGTGCACCCTGGTGGGCGAGCCGCAGAACCTGCTCGTGGGCGGCGAAATGGGCTGGCACTTCATCCCGTTCTTCCTGCACGCCATGCCCGTGACCATGCCCGTCCTGGTGGTCGGCCTGATCACCTGCCTGGCCGTGGAGCAGTTCCAGGTCTTCGGCTACGGCTACCAGCTTCCGGGCAACATCCGCTCCTTCCTGCTCGAAACCGCCATCCAGATGGAGGAGAAGCAGGGCGACAAGGGCAAGCTGAAGCTGATCATCCAGGCCCTCGTCGGCCTGTGGCTCATCGCCGCCCTGGCCTTCCATCTGGGAGCCGTCGGCCTCATCGGCCTGTCGGTCATCATCCTGCTGACCGCCTTCACCGGGATCACCGAGGAGCACCAGCTGGGCCACGCCTTCGAGGAGGCCCTGCCGTTCACCGCGCTGCTGGTGGTCTTCTTCTCCGTGGTCGCGGTCATCCACTCCCAGGAGCTGTTCGCCCCGATCATCAACTTCGTCCTGAGCCTGAAGGGGCAGAACCAGCTGATGGCCTACTATGCCGCCAACGGCCTGCTCTCCTCCATCTCGGACAACGTCTTCGTGGCCACGGTCTACATCTCCGAGACCAAGCTGCACTTCATTCACGTACTGGACACCATCCCGAACATCGGCATGACCGGCCAGGAGCTCATGGCCAAGATGACGGACGCCCACCTGGAGCGGGCCGACGTGCTCGCGACTCTCCCGCAGGCAACGGCAGTCCTCGTCAAGGAAACCATGGAGCACTTCGACAAGCTGGCCGTGGCCATCAACACCGGGACCAACATCCCCTCGGTGGCCACCCCCAACGGCCAGGCCGCGTTCCTGTTCCTGCTGACCAGCGCGCTCGCGCCGGTCATCCGGCTGTCCTACGGCAGGATGGTCCTGCTGGCGCTGCCCTACACCATCACCATGTCCCTGACCGGGCTGGCGGCGGTGTACATGTTCCTCTAG
- a CDS encoding SLC13 family permease, whose protein sequence is MTPEIITVMAVLVFAVLLFIFEWVRVDVVGIIMMVLLPLLGLVTPKQAISGLSSNAVVSIIAVIIIGAGLDKTGVMNSMARVILRFAGKSESRIMTLIAGTVAIISGFMQNIGAAALFLPAAKRIGNQTGVPVGRLLMPMGFCAIIGGCLTLVGSSPLILLNDLMVVGGKKYDAFGLFSVTPVGLLLVAAALVYFILLGRFILPNRSEDESSGPMSSVLTGTYNNIGSLFELSVPSDWLNTEQLKSLDLRPTYFCTLVAIARDGGKTHIFAPLPEETIRPGDQIVVVAPQEFVQHLADDMGWELKTELSTFAEELSPNNAGIMEGIVTPRSEFMGKTIAELRIRERFQVSPLAIFRGDKIFVSGLSDFIIESGDALLLHGRWEMFHMLKGLPDLVFTESVKGELLRTEKAKVALMWLAVSLVMILGFHVQLSIALLTGALGMILTKVLTIDEAYQSVDWMTVFLLGGLIPLGMAFENTGAAKYIADTIMAALGTPTPLVLLTVIGILTSFFTLVASNVGATVLLVPLSMNMALNAGVDPRVAALTVAVAASNTFVLPTHQVNALIMRPGGYRTIDYVRSGAGMTVLYMVVMISALMLFY, encoded by the coding sequence ATGACCCCTGAGATCATAACGGTAATGGCCGTTCTCGTATTCGCCGTCCTCCTCTTCATCTTCGAATGGGTCCGGGTGGACGTTGTCGGCATCATCATGATGGTGCTGCTTCCCCTGCTGGGACTGGTCACGCCGAAACAGGCCATCAGCGGCCTGAGCAGCAACGCCGTGGTTTCCATCATCGCCGTGATCATCATCGGCGCCGGCCTGGACAAGACCGGCGTCATGAATTCCATGGCCCGAGTCATCCTGCGCTTCGCCGGAAAGAGCGAATCGCGCATCATGACCCTGATCGCCGGAACCGTGGCCATCATCTCCGGCTTCATGCAGAACATCGGGGCCGCGGCCCTGTTCCTGCCCGCGGCCAAGCGCATCGGCAACCAGACCGGCGTGCCCGTGGGCCGGCTGCTCATGCCCATGGGCTTCTGCGCCATCATCGGCGGCTGCCTGACCCTGGTCGGCTCCAGCCCGCTCATCCTGCTCAACGACCTGATGGTCGTGGGCGGCAAGAAATACGACGCCTTCGGCCTGTTCAGCGTGACCCCGGTCGGTCTGCTGCTGGTGGCCGCCGCGCTGGTCTACTTCATCCTGCTCGGGCGGTTCATCCTGCCCAACCGGTCCGAGGACGAAAGCTCCGGCCCCATGTCCTCCGTGCTGACCGGGACCTACAACAACATCGGCTCCCTGTTCGAGCTTTCGGTCCCCTCGGACTGGCTCAACACCGAGCAGCTCAAGTCCCTGGACCTCCGGCCCACGTACTTCTGCACCCTGGTGGCCATCGCCCGCGACGGCGGCAAGACCCACATCTTCGCCCCCCTGCCGGAGGAGACCATCCGCCCCGGCGACCAGATCGTGGTCGTGGCCCCGCAGGAGTTCGTCCAGCACCTGGCGGACGACATGGGCTGGGAGCTGAAGACCGAACTGTCCACCTTTGCCGAGGAGCTCTCGCCCAACAACGCGGGCATCATGGAGGGCATCGTCACCCCCAGGTCCGAGTTCATGGGCAAGACCATCGCCGAGCTGCGCATCCGCGAGCGGTTCCAGGTCTCTCCCCTGGCCATCTTCCGGGGCGACAAGATCTTCGTCAGCGGCCTGTCCGACTTCATCATCGAGTCCGGCGACGCCCTGCTCCTGCACGGCCGCTGGGAGATGTTCCACATGCTCAAGGGGCTGCCCGACCTGGTCTTCACCGAGAGCGTCAAGGGCGAGCTGCTGCGCACGGAAAAGGCCAAGGTCGCGCTCATGTGGCTGGCCGTCTCCCTGGTCATGATCCTCGGCTTCCACGTCCAGCTGTCCATCGCCCTGCTGACCGGCGCGCTGGGCATGATCCTGACCAAGGTCCTGACCATCGACGAGGCCTACCAGTCCGTGGACTGGATGACCGTGTTCCTGCTCGGCGGCCTGATCCCCCTGGGCATGGCCTTCGAAAACACCGGCGCGGCCAAGTACATCGCGGACACCATCATGGCCGCGCTCGGCACGCCCACGCCGCTGGTCCTGCTCACGGTCATCGGCATCCTGACCTCGTTCTTCACCCTGGTGGCCTCCAACGTGGGCGCCACGGTCCTCCTGGTCCCGCTGTCCATGAACATGGCGCTGAACGCGGGCGTGGACCCCAGGGTGGCGGCCCTTACCGTGGCCGTGGCCGCGTCCAACACCTTTGTCCTGCCCACCCATCAGGTCAACGCATTGATCATGCGCCCGGGCGGGTACAGGACCATCGACTACGTCCGAAGCGGGGCGGGCATGACCGTGCTCTATATGGTTGTGATGATCTCCGCTCTCATGCTATTCTACTAG
- a CDS encoding universal stress protein, with the protein MKAFFKRIAGTRRETVTPAPSTVEPTCRDRQECKILCVCKGQEFSRSIADYAVDMAKRTRSSLVALNIDESGRDFEGFTTMARQNIEYFNCKAADAGLSFCHEIRQGDESSVVKHMHEKDPSFRYVMDDSASVSRGRSSIPVYTRATLRAK; encoded by the coding sequence ATGAAGGCATTCTTCAAGCGCATCGCCGGCACCCGCCGCGAAACCGTGACCCCCGCCCCTTCCACCGTGGAACCGACCTGTCGCGACCGGCAGGAATGCAAGATCCTCTGCGTCTGCAAGGGGCAGGAATTTTCCCGCTCAATCGCCGACTACGCCGTGGACATGGCCAAGCGCACCCGCAGCTCGCTGGTCGCCCTGAACATCGACGAGTCCGGAAGGGACTTCGAAGGGTTCACCACCATGGCCCGGCAGAACATCGAATACTTCAACTGCAAGGCCGCCGACGCGGGCCTCTCCTTCTGCCACGAGATTCGGCAGGGTGACGAGAGCTCCGTGGTCAAGCACATGCACGAGAAGGACCCCAGCTTCCGGTACGTCATGGACGATTCCGCGTCCGTGAGCAGGGGCAGGAGCAGCATTCCGGTTTACACCCGAGCCACGTTGCGGGCGAAATAG
- a CDS encoding S16 family serine protease: MGWFGKRGSSRPVEEPPSRDAVPVSAPAKPAPKPHDPLREQVESAGLPPEILDAARGECDRLESVDPASPEYAISLNFLEVILSLPWNNVTRDNLDINRAEQVLGARHHGLRKVKDRVLEFLAVKSLCARRNPRILLVDDELIARENLTIVFEADGFEVEAVGNGLEAVAAMEREPANIVVSDLKMEGMDGMELLQVLRKRWPDTKVIMITGYATVKTAVDAMRQGADQYLGKPVNLTKLRSLVAELWEQSLRAQHLRGFVLCFTGPPGMGKTSIGRAIAEALGRKFMRLSLAGLRDEAELRGHRRTYVGAMPGRIIQGIRKAGTRNPVIMLDEVDKAVQDFQGDATAVLLEMLDAEQNHAFVDHYLGLPFDLSNVLFICTANGVERLPAPLRDRLEVIEFPSYTPAEKRSIATQYLIPDLLRQHGLDDRLVSVPEETAGALIAGYTREAGLRGLRQQVASLCRKLAKLVLAEDLGAVTVDVPMLHELLGAPPFASTPAQTRPKVGLATSLVWTDNGGEIIFVEAARMQGSKQLILTGSLGEVLRESAQTALSYCRSHADLFGIDPDFYAVSDIHVHIPAGAVPKEGPSAGVAITIALLSLLTGRPVRQDVASTGELSLLGEVLSVGGVREKLMAARAAGITVVVLPKGCEGMVRSVEDEVLEGLDIRFVSTMEEAAGVALCDAATPDRSA, from the coding sequence ATGGGTTGGTTCGGCAAACGCGGTTCATCCCGCCCGGTTGAGGAACCCCCTTCCAGGGACGCGGTTCCCGTTTCCGCTCCCGCGAAACCCGCGCCCAAACCGCACGATCCCCTGCGCGAGCAGGTGGAGTCCGCCGGGCTGCCGCCGGAGATCCTGGACGCGGCCAGGGGCGAGTGCGACCGGCTGGAGTCCGTTGACCCGGCCTCGCCGGAATACGCCATCAGCCTGAATTTCCTCGAAGTCATCCTCTCCCTGCCGTGGAACAACGTGACCAGGGACAACCTGGACATCAACCGCGCCGAGCAGGTTCTCGGCGCGCGGCACCACGGGCTGCGCAAGGTCAAGGACCGGGTCCTGGAGTTTCTGGCGGTCAAGAGCCTGTGCGCCCGGCGCAATCCGCGCATCCTGCTGGTGGACGACGAGCTCATCGCCCGCGAGAACCTGACCATCGTGTTCGAGGCCGACGGCTTCGAGGTGGAGGCCGTGGGCAACGGGCTGGAGGCCGTGGCGGCCATGGAGCGCGAACCGGCCAACATCGTCGTCTCGGACCTCAAGATGGAGGGCATGGACGGCATGGAGCTGCTCCAGGTCCTGCGCAAGCGGTGGCCGGACACCAAGGTCATCATGATCACCGGCTACGCCACGGTGAAGACCGCCGTGGACGCCATGCGCCAGGGCGCGGACCAGTATCTGGGCAAGCCGGTCAACCTGACCAAGCTGCGCTCCCTGGTGGCCGAGCTGTGGGAGCAGAGCCTGCGGGCGCAGCACCTGCGCGGGTTCGTGCTCTGCTTCACCGGCCCTCCGGGCATGGGCAAGACGTCCATCGGCCGGGCCATCGCCGAGGCCCTGGGCCGCAAGTTCATGCGCCTGTCCCTGGCCGGGCTGCGCGACGAGGCCGAGCTGCGCGGCCACCGGCGGACCTACGTGGGGGCCATGCCGGGCCGGATCATCCAGGGCATCCGCAAGGCGGGCACCCGCAACCCCGTGATCATGCTCGACGAGGTGGACAAGGCGGTCCAGGACTTCCAGGGCGACGCCACGGCGGTCCTTCTGGAGATGCTCGACGCCGAGCAGAACCACGCCTTCGTGGACCACTACCTGGGGCTGCCCTTCGATCTTTCCAACGTCCTGTTCATCTGCACGGCCAACGGGGTGGAGCGTCTGCCCGCGCCGTTGCGCGACCGGCTGGAGGTCATCGAGTTCCCCAGCTACACCCCGGCGGAGAAGCGCAGCATCGCCACGCAGTACCTCATCCCCGACCTGCTCCGGCAGCACGGGCTGGACGACCGGCTGGTGTCCGTGCCCGAGGAGACCGCCGGTGCGCTCATCGCGGGCTATACCCGCGAGGCCGGGCTGCGCGGCCTGCGCCAGCAGGTGGCCTCATTGTGCCGCAAGCTGGCCAAGCTCGTGCTGGCCGAGGACCTGGGCGCGGTGACCGTGGACGTCCCCATGCTCCACGAACTGCTCGGCGCGCCGCCCTTCGCCTCCACACCGGCCCAGACCCGGCCCAAGGTCGGGCTGGCCACCAGCCTGGTCTGGACGGACAACGGCGGCGAGATCATCTTTGTGGAGGCCGCCCGCATGCAGGGCAGCAAGCAGCTCATCCTGACCGGCTCCCTGGGCGAGGTCCTGCGGGAGTCCGCCCAGACCGCGCTCAGCTACTGCCGCAGCCACGCCGACCTGTTCGGTATCGACCCGGACTTCTACGCGGTGTCCGACATCCACGTGCACATTCCGGCGGGCGCGGTCCCCAAGGAGGGGCCGTCCGCGGGCGTGGCCATCACCATCGCGCTGCTCTCGCTGCTCACCGGGCGGCCCGTGCGCCAGGACGTGGCCTCCACGGGCGAGCTCTCCCTGCTGGGCGAGGTCCTGTCCGTGGGCGGGGTGCGCGAGAAGCTCATGGCCGCGCGGGCGGCGGGCATAACGGTGGTGGTGCTCCCCAAAGGGTGCGAGGGAATGGTCCGGTCCGTGGAGGACGAGGTGCTGGAGGGGCTGGACATCCGGTTCGTTTCCACCATGGAGGAGGCCGCCGGAGTCGCGCTCTGCGACGCGGCTACTCCAGATCGTAGCGCTTGA
- a CDS encoding sigma-54-dependent transcriptional regulator, which translates to MITAAILVIEDERIARENLTHVLTNTGYEVTALASAEEGVRELEKREFDLVITDLMLPGMDGIELLEHVRAHHPLTIVIVVTGHATVANAVKAMQKGAHSYIAKPLKLDELRLQVERALEQHALSVEVLRLREIIAQGKSDLPLVGQSDVMVQLKKDVRQLGQMNCNVLIQGETGTGKELVAQGIHMVSPRAGERFMAINCGTFTAELMDKELFGHEKEAFTGANRGQKGILEAADGGTVFFDEIGELPLNMQVKLLRVLQERNFLRVGGTKEIPVDIRVIAATNCDLQELVQKGEFRQDLYYRLNVVTLHAPPLREHREDIPILIGHFLEKHRQPGQSINSIDQDTLDILMSYPFPGNVRELENIVQRALAMGQGTSFTPDLLPAEIARTETKAALPTLEDLERSHIKRVLAASAGNKTQAARILGIDRVSLWRKIKRYDLE; encoded by the coding sequence ATGATCACCGCCGCCATCCTGGTCATCGAGGACGAGCGCATCGCCCGCGAGAACCTGACCCACGTGCTGACCAACACCGGCTATGAAGTCACTGCCCTGGCCTCGGCCGAGGAAGGGGTGCGCGAACTGGAAAAGCGGGAGTTCGACCTGGTCATCACCGACCTGATGCTTCCCGGCATGGACGGCATCGAGCTGCTGGAGCACGTCCGCGCCCACCACCCCCTGACCATCGTCATCGTGGTCACGGGCCACGCCACCGTGGCCAACGCGGTCAAGGCCATGCAAAAGGGCGCGCACTCCTACATCGCCAAGCCGCTCAAGCTCGACGAACTGCGCCTCCAGGTGGAGCGGGCCCTGGAACAGCACGCCCTGTCCGTGGAGGTCCTGCGGCTGCGGGAGATCATCGCCCAGGGCAAGAGCGACCTGCCCCTGGTGGGCCAGAGCGACGTCATGGTCCAGCTCAAGAAGGACGTCCGCCAGCTGGGCCAGATGAACTGCAACGTGCTCATCCAGGGCGAGACCGGCACCGGCAAGGAGCTGGTGGCCCAGGGCATCCACATGGTTTCGCCGCGCGCGGGCGAGCGGTTCATGGCCATCAACTGCGGCACGTTCACCGCCGAGCTCATGGACAAGGAGCTGTTCGGCCACGAGAAGGAGGCGTTCACCGGCGCCAACCGGGGCCAGAAGGGTATCCTGGAGGCCGCGGACGGCGGCACGGTATTTTTCGACGAGATCGGCGAGCTGCCTCTGAACATGCAGGTCAAGCTGCTTCGGGTGCTTCAGGAGCGCAACTTCCTGCGCGTGGGCGGAACCAAGGAGATTCCGGTGGACATCCGGGTCATCGCGGCCACCAACTGCGATCTCCAGGAGCTGGTCCAGAAAGGCGAGTTCCGCCAGGACCTCTACTACCGGCTGAACGTGGTCACCCTGCACGCCCCGCCCTTGCGCGAGCACCGCGAGGACATCCCGATCCTCATCGGCCATTTCCTGGAAAAGCACCGCCAGCCGGGACAGTCCATCAACTCCATCGACCAGGACACCCTGGACATTTTGATGAGCTATCCCTTCCCCGGCAACGTGCGCGAGCTGGAGAACATCGTGCAGCGCGCCCTGGCCATGGGCCAGGGAACGTCCTTCACTCCGGACCTGCTGCCCGCCGAGATCGCGCGCACCGAGACCAAGGCCGCCCTGCCCACCCTGGAGGACCTGGAGCGGTCGCACATAAAGCGGGTCCTGGCCGCATCGGCGGGGAACAAGACCCAGGCCGCGCGCATCCTCGGCATCGATCGGGTGTCGCTGTGGCGGAAGATCAAGCGCTACGATCTGGAGTAG
- a CDS encoding sensor histidine kinase: protein MFRPNLRQTIVIGIAIFTLAFGCIALLSLSNINRLQQAVLLVERADDLRNLILEIRREEKNFFLYRDHALFSVGRENLVRAEEAVAELSGEIAKLHGEPHGSELVQGIARYGELLQEISGQPGEAGESSPAAHALRETGQSLVEHSRAIAELERDNILNINQRLRMTLIISMAVVASVVLALVFFVSKSILGPLRQVQEATRRIAQGTFVPLAVKNDGDEIQQVFVALNSMVEELKKRQTQLVQAQKLSSIGTLASGIAHQLNNPLNNISTSAQILEEETAGQNEFADKMMHNITQETLRARDIVKGLLEFSRHKDFSPAPCNLKEVLSSAVRLVSGQLGPRIKVEIEVPDEVTLYLDRQRFQEALLNLVINSIQAIGDKEGIIRIATSRETDHKVLTISDNGPGMTPDTLQRIFDPFFSTKEVGQGTGLGLYIVYGIIEEHQGTIRADSAPGEGTTFTIKLPLEPEEAA, encoded by the coding sequence ATGTTCAGACCCAATCTCAGACAAACCATCGTCATCGGCATCGCGATCTTCACCCTGGCCTTCGGGTGCATCGCGCTGTTGTCCCTGTCCAACATCAACCGGCTGCAACAGGCGGTCCTCCTGGTGGAGCGCGCCGACGACCTGCGCAACCTGATCCTGGAGATCCGGCGCGAGGAAAAGAACTTCTTCCTCTACCGCGACCATGCCCTGTTCTCGGTGGGCCGCGAAAACCTGGTCCGGGCCGAAGAGGCCGTGGCCGAGCTGTCCGGCGAGATCGCCAAGCTCCACGGCGAGCCGCACGGCTCGGAGCTGGTCCAGGGCATCGCCCGGTACGGCGAGCTGCTCCAGGAGATCAGCGGCCAGCCCGGCGAGGCGGGCGAAAGTTCCCCGGCGGCCCACGCCCTGCGCGAGACGGGCCAGAGCCTGGTGGAGCACTCGCGGGCCATCGCCGAACTGGAGCGCGACAACATCCTGAACATCAACCAGCGGCTGCGCATGACTCTGATCATCTCCATGGCGGTGGTGGCCTCGGTGGTCCTGGCCCTGGTCTTCTTCGTGTCCAAGTCCATCCTCGGCCCGCTCCGGCAGGTGCAGGAGGCCACCCGGCGCATCGCCCAGGGGACCTTCGTTCCCCTGGCCGTGAAGAACGACGGCGACGAGATCCAGCAGGTCTTCGTGGCCCTGAACTCCATGGTCGAGGAGCTCAAGAAGCGCCAGACCCAGCTGGTCCAGGCCCAGAAGCTCTCGTCCATCGGCACGCTGGCCTCGGGCATCGCCCACCAGCTCAACAACCCGCTGAACAACATCTCCACCTCGGCCCAGATCCTGGAGGAGGAGACCGCCGGACAGAACGAGTTCGCGGACAAGATGATGCACAACATCACCCAGGAGACCCTGCGCGCCCGCGACATCGTCAAGGGGCTGCTGGAGTTCTCCCGGCACAAGGATTTCTCGCCCGCGCCGTGCAACCTCAAGGAAGTGCTGAGCAGCGCGGTGCGCCTGGTTTCCGGCCAGCTCGGGCCGCGCATCAAGGTCGAGATCGAGGTCCCGGACGAGGTCACCCTGTACCTGGACCGCCAGCGGTTCCAGGAGGCGCTCCTCAACCTGGTCATCAACTCCATCCAGGCCATCGGCGACAAGGAGGGGATCATCCGCATCGCCACCTCGCGCGAGACGGACCACAAGGTCCTGACCATCTCCGACAACGGGCCGGGCATGACCCCGGACACCCTGCAGCGCATCTTCGACCCGTTCTTCTCCACCAAGGAGGTGGGCCAGGGAACCGGGCTCGGGCTGTACATCGTCTACGGCATCATCGAGGAGCACCAGGGCACCATCCGGGCCGACTCCGCGCCGGGCGAAGGGACCACCTTCACCATCAAGCTCCCGCTGGAGCCGGAGGAAGCCGCATGA
- a CDS encoding TetR/AcrR family transcriptional regulator: MKEYGDKEQRILDTAADLFARQPFHKVLLSDVARVAAVGKGTLYLYFKSKEALYFAVLFREFSILVDRMRGYLDTGGHPPAEQMNGVVRILADHLFAKAYKAELLSFVVGCPITEEWRAKRRELWDLMEGIIRRGLDQGVFRDEDPKLTARFVTGLVRSACLFAPEGMDEETLCLHAQRFILRDLRPRAFAMRSAHRRDRDLRGRDRDIIQRETDD, from the coding sequence ATGAAGGAATATGGCGACAAGGAACAGCGCATACTGGACACGGCCGCGGACCTGTTCGCCCGCCAGCCGTTCCACAAGGTGCTCCTGAGCGACGTGGCGCGCGTGGCCGCGGTGGGCAAGGGGACCCTCTATCTCTATTTCAAGAGCAAGGAGGCCCTCTACTTCGCGGTCCTGTTCCGCGAGTTCTCCATCCTGGTGGACCGCATGCGCGGCTATCTGGACACGGGTGGGCATCCCCCGGCGGAACAGATGAATGGCGTGGTCCGCATCCTGGCCGACCACCTCTTCGCCAAGGCGTACAAGGCCGAGCTCCTGAGCTTCGTGGTCGGTTGTCCGATCACCGAGGAATGGCGGGCCAAGCGCAGGGAACTGTGGGACCTGATGGAAGGCATCATCCGGCGCGGCCTGGACCAGGGCGTGTTCCGGGACGAGGACCCCAAGCTGACGGCCCGGTTCGTCACCGGCCTGGTCCGGTCGGCCTGCCTGTTCGCCCCGGAAGGCATGGACGAGGAGACCCTGTGCCTCCACGCCCAGAGATTCATCCTGCGGGACTTGAGGCCTAGAGCGTTTGCGATGCGGTCGGCGCACCGGCGGGACCGGGACTTGCGCGGCCGCGATAGAGATATCATTCAGAGGGAAACAGATGATTGA
- a CDS encoding HlyD family secretion protein, producing the protein MIEEKGKGGLGSKMQGLKGMGKRKTLLLAGAAAFLAAVLVGYPAYLRIMSHESTDDAFVEAHVVSMSPRVAGHVARVLVTDNQWVEQGELMVEVDPRPFEVALDIAQASLESANAALEEAEAEVGAARSVVDQQGAALSSVVAGLAEVKAGVAEYDAEHSRDQNDFKRMDEMVEAGAVSRQEYDHAVAQAAMSRAKLDSARRRVDTHSAQIRQARASAQAAADGLLQAQAVAEKRRAEARQAEAEVAQARLDLSYCRITAPCAGYVTKKSVEPGSYVQVGQKLLSVVGADVWVVANFKETQIASMRAGQPVEIEVDAYPGTVFTGHVDSIQRGTGSRFTLLPPENATGNFIKVVQRVPVKIVLDERRGDGHLLAPGMSAVPTVNVGRASGSALAASPPERLAGTDGEAAN; encoded by the coding sequence ATGATTGAAGAGAAGGGTAAAGGCGGATTGGGTTCCAAGATGCAGGGGTTGAAGGGCATGGGCAAGCGCAAGACCTTGCTGCTCGCGGGCGCTGCCGCGTTTCTGGCGGCGGTGCTGGTCGGCTACCCCGCGTACCTGCGGATCATGTCCCACGAATCCACGGACGATGCCTTTGTGGAGGCCCACGTGGTCTCCATGAGCCCGCGCGTGGCCGGACACGTGGCCCGGGTGTTGGTGACCGACAACCAGTGGGTGGAGCAGGGCGAGCTGATGGTCGAGGTAGACCCGCGCCCCTTCGAGGTGGCCCTGGACATCGCCCAGGCGAGCCTGGAATCCGCCAACGCGGCCCTGGAAGAGGCCGAGGCGGAGGTCGGCGCGGCCCGCAGCGTGGTGGACCAGCAGGGCGCGGCCCTGTCCTCGGTGGTGGCCGGGCTGGCCGAGGTCAAGGCGGGGGTGGCCGAATACGACGCCGAGCACAGCCGTGACCAGAACGATTTCAAGCGCATGGACGAGATGGTCGAGGCCGGGGCGGTGAGCCGCCAGGAGTACGACCATGCCGTGGCCCAGGCGGCCATGAGCCGCGCCAAGCTCGACTCCGCCCGCAGGCGGGTGGACACCCATTCGGCCCAGATCCGCCAGGCCCGCGCCTCGGCCCAGGCCGCTGCGGACGGTCTGCTCCAGGCGCAGGCCGTGGCCGAGAAACGGCGCGCCGAGGCCCGCCAGGCCGAGGCCGAGGTGGCCCAGGCCCGGCTCGATCTCTCCTACTGTCGCATCACCGCGCCGTGCGCCGGGTACGTGACCAAAAAGTCCGTGGAGCCGGGCTCGTACGTCCAGGTGGGCCAGAAGCTGCTGTCCGTGGTCGGGGCCGACGTCTGGGTGGTGGCCAACTTCAAGGAAACGCAGATTGCCTCCATGCGGGCCGGGCAGCCCGTGGAGATCGAGGTGGACGCCTACCCCGGAACCGTGTTCACGGGGCATGTGGACTCCATCCAGCGCGGCACGGGCTCGCGCTTTACCCTGCTTCCGCCGGAGAACGCCACCGGCAACTTCATCAAGGTGGTCCAGCGGGTGCCGGTGAAGATCGTCCTCGACGAGCGCAGGGGCGACGGCCACCTGCTCGCGCCCGGCATGTCCGCGGTGCCCACGGTGAACGTGGGCCGGGCTTCGGGCAGCGCCCTGGCCGCGAGTCCTCCCGAAAGGCTTGCCGGGACCGACGGAGAGGCCGCGAACTAG